A stretch of Cyanobacterium sp. HL-69 DNA encodes these proteins:
- the psaA gene encoding photosystem I P700 chlorophyll a apoprotein A1 PsaA gives MTVTPQKEAKAKVAVDKNPVPTSFEKWGKPGHFDRTLARGPKTTTWIWNLHADAHDFDSQTSDLEDISRKIFSAHFGHLAVVFVWLSGMYFHGARFSNYEAWLSDPMNIKPSAQQVWSIVGQDILNGDMGGGFQGIQITSGFFQLWRASGFTNSYQLYVTAIGGLVMAGLMLFAGWFHYHKAAPKLEWFQNVESMMNHHLAGLLGLGSLGWAGHQIHVSLPINKLLDAGVAPADIPLPHEFILDAGKMAELYPSFAQGLKPFFTLNWGVYSDFLTFKGGLNPVTGGLWLSDTAHHHLAIAVLFIIAGHMYRTNWGIGHSMKEILEGHKGPFTGEGHTGLYEILTTSWHAQLAINLALLGSLTIIVAQHMYAMPPYPYLATDYGTQLSIFTHHMWIGGFFIVGAGAHASIFMVRDYDPAKNVNNLLDRVLRHRDAIISHLNWVCIFLGFHSFGLYIHNDTMRALGRPQDMFSDSAIQLQPVFAQWIQNLHTVAPGGTAPFASAPVSYAFGGDVVAVGGKVAMMPIALGTADFMVHHIHAFTIHVTVLILLKGVLYARSSRLIPDKAELGFRFPCDGPGRGGTCQVSGWDHVFLGLFWMYNSLSIVIFHFSWKMQSDVWGTVAPDGTVSHITGGNFAQSAITINGWLRDFLWAQAANVINSYGSALSAYGIMFLAGHFIFAFSLMFLFSGRGYWQELIESIVWAHSKLNLAPAIQPRALSIVQGRAVGVAHYLLGGIVTTWAFFLCRILAVG, from the coding sequence ATGACAGTAACCCCTCAAAAAGAGGCGAAGGCTAAAGTAGCCGTTGACAAAAATCCGGTACCTACTTCTTTCGAGAAATGGGGCAAACCCGGACACTTTGATCGCACTTTAGCTAGAGGACCCAAAACCACCACTTGGATTTGGAATCTTCACGCCGACGCACACGATTTCGATAGCCAAACTAGCGACCTAGAAGATATTTCTCGTAAAATCTTTAGCGCTCACTTTGGTCATTTAGCAGTAGTATTTGTTTGGTTAAGTGGGATGTATTTCCACGGAGCACGTTTCTCCAACTATGAAGCGTGGCTATCCGATCCCATGAACATTAAACCCAGCGCTCAACAAGTGTGGTCTATTGTAGGACAAGACATCCTCAATGGCGACATGGGCGGTGGTTTCCAAGGTATTCAAATCACATCTGGCTTCTTCCAACTATGGAGAGCCTCCGGTTTTACCAATAGCTATCAGCTCTATGTAACCGCCATTGGTGGTTTAGTCATGGCTGGTTTAATGCTCTTTGCTGGTTGGTTTCACTACCACAAAGCGGCTCCTAAACTAGAATGGTTCCAAAATGTGGAATCCATGATGAACCACCACCTCGCTGGTTTACTAGGGTTAGGCTCTTTGGGTTGGGCAGGGCACCAAATCCACGTATCTTTACCTATTAATAAGTTATTAGATGCTGGGGTTGCGCCTGCTGACATTCCTTTACCCCACGAGTTCATCCTCGATGCAGGTAAAATGGCTGAGTTGTATCCCAGTTTCGCCCAAGGTTTAAAACCATTCTTTACATTAAATTGGGGTGTTTACTCCGATTTCTTGACCTTCAAAGGTGGATTAAACCCTGTAACTGGTGGTCTTTGGTTATCTGATACCGCTCACCATCACCTTGCCATCGCAGTTCTCTTCATTATTGCTGGTCATATGTACCGCACTAATTGGGGTATTGGTCACAGCATGAAAGAAATTTTAGAAGGTCACAAAGGGCCCTTCACTGGTGAAGGTCACACTGGACTCTATGAAATTTTAACCACTTCATGGCACGCCCAATTAGCCATTAACTTAGCATTACTTGGTTCTTTAACCATCATCGTGGCACAACACATGTATGCCATGCCTCCTTACCCCTACCTTGCTACCGATTACGGTACACAGTTATCCATCTTTACCCATCATATGTGGATCGGTGGTTTCTTCATCGTAGGTGCTGGAGCTCACGCTTCCATCTTCATGGTTCGTGATTATGATCCTGCTAAAAATGTTAATAACCTCTTAGATAGAGTATTACGTCATAGAGACGCTATTATCTCTCACCTTAACTGGGTATGTATTTTCCTTGGTTTCCATAGCTTCGGTTTATACATTCACAACGACACCATGAGAGCTTTAGGTCGTCCTCAAGATATGTTCTCTGACAGTGCAATTCAGTTACAACCTGTATTTGCTCAGTGGATTCAGAACCTTCACACTGTAGCCCCTGGTGGCACAGCACCTTTCGCTTCCGCCCCCGTTAGTTATGCTTTTGGTGGCGATGTAGTGGCCGTAGGTGGCAAAGTGGCTATGATGCCCATTGCTTTAGGTACTGCTGATTTCATGGTTCACCATATCCATGCTTTTACCATTCACGTTACCGTGTTAATCCTTCTTAAAGGTGTACTTTATGCCCGTAGCTCCAGACTTATCCCTGATAAAGCTGAGCTTGGCTTCCGTTTCCCTTGTGATGGACCTGGTCGTGGTGGTACTTGCCAAGTGTCTGGTTGGGACCATGTGTTCTTAGGTTTATTCTGGATGTACAACTCCTTATCCATCGTAATCTTCCACTTTAGCTGGAAAATGCAATCGGATGTTTGGGGTACGGTGGCTCCCGATGGTACGGTTTCTCACATTACTGGCGGTAACTTTGCCCAAAGTGCTATTACCATCAATGGTTGGTTAAGAGACTTCTTATGGGCACAAGCCGCTAACGTAATTAACTCTTACGGTTCTGCTCTATCTGCTTACGGAATTATGTTCCTCGCAGGTCACTTTATCTTCGCTTTCAGCTTAATGTTCCTCTTTAGTGGACGTGGCTATTGGCAAGAATTAATCGAATCCATTGTATGGGCTCACAGCAAACTCAATCTAGCCCCTGCAATTCAACCCCGTGCTTTGAGCATTGTTCAAGGTCGTGCGGTTGGGGTAGCTCATTATCTCTTAGGAGGTATTGTAACTACTTGGGCATTCTTCCTCTGTCGTATTTTGGCAGTTGGTTAG
- a CDS encoding Hydrolase (HAD superfamily), which produces MENIKVLFLDIDGTIAGESNKVNPEVIEAIKKVQSRGIKVGLATGRMYCSAHRFHDEIGADLPIISYNGAWIQNPVTGEMISHRPLDHEVALELLDYLRSHEVEIHVYFNDQLYVDKVTEKTDSYIERSGIIVNVVDDLRNLLSQSPTKLLALSPNPSLIRSLLDDLKQRYHNRNLYLTQSNPTYLEATSAHVHKGDAIKYVTEKILGLSSQQVMAIGDNFNDYTMIEYAQIGVAMGDAPTQLKAIATYTTDNVENNGVAQIISQLKF; this is translated from the coding sequence ATGGAAAATATCAAAGTATTATTTTTAGACATTGACGGTACCATTGCAGGGGAATCCAACAAAGTCAATCCTGAAGTAATTGAAGCCATCAAAAAAGTTCAAAGTAGGGGCATAAAAGTAGGCTTAGCCACGGGCAGAATGTATTGCTCAGCCCATCGCTTCCATGATGAAATAGGGGCAGATTTACCGATAATCTCCTACAATGGGGCTTGGATACAAAATCCCGTTACAGGGGAAATGATTTCCCATCGTCCCCTCGACCACGAAGTAGCCCTAGAATTATTAGATTACCTTCGCTCCCATGAGGTAGAAATTCACGTTTATTTTAACGATCAACTATACGTAGATAAAGTTACGGAGAAAACTGATTCTTATATCGAGAGATCAGGCATTATTGTTAATGTGGTGGATGATTTAAGGAATTTGTTGAGTCAATCCCCCACCAAACTACTAGCTCTAAGCCCTAATCCATCCCTCATTCGCTCCTTATTAGATGATCTCAAGCAACGTTACCACAACCGTAATCTTTACCTTACCCAGTCCAATCCTACTTACCTAGAAGCCACCTCCGCCCATGTCCATAAAGGGGATGCTATTAAGTATGTAACAGAAAAAATACTAGGTTTATCCTCTCAGCAGGTAATGGCCATTGGTGACAATTTTAACGATTACACCATGATTGAGTACGCCCAAATTGGTGTTGCCATGGGAGATGCCCCTACACAATTAAAGGCGATCGCCACTTATACCACCGATAACGTAGAGAATAACGGAGTTGCCCAGATTATTTCTCAACTCAAATTTTAG
- a CDS encoding putative membrane protein, translating into MFSKGNKEKKSEINPTMENLTPTNYGNTDVEIEESSAPIPDDVMDKEQIQTVKLVEKISAILSPYFIVIVGLYLSDASFLIGFVLVVIGILSLLKISLQDVMGLVSKAKGVIAGKDD; encoded by the coding sequence ATGTTTAGTAAGGGAAACAAAGAAAAGAAAAGCGAAATAAATCCTACCATGGAAAATTTAACCCCAACTAATTATGGTAATACCGATGTTGAGATAGAAGAATCCTCGGCTCCCATTCCTGATGATGTGATGGATAAAGAGCAAATTCAAACGGTGAAGTTGGTGGAAAAAATTAGTGCTATTTTGTCTCCTTATTTTATTGTGATTGTAGGTTTATATCTTTCTGATGCTAGTTTTTTAATAGGCTTTGTGTTGGTAGTTATCGGTATTTTGTCTCTATTAAAAATTTCTTTACAGGATGTTATGGGCTTAGTTAGTAAGGCAAAAGGAGTTATTGCTGGAAAGGATGATTAA